A single window of Vigna unguiculata cultivar IT97K-499-35 chromosome 1, ASM411807v1, whole genome shotgun sequence DNA harbors:
- the LOC114178031 gene encoding glycerol-3-phosphate dehydrogenase [NAD(+)] GPDHC1, cytosolic codes for MGVVHDAYSNGSVGAQNCNGVEEKLDTLRRLIGKGDGDPLRIVSVGAGAWGSVFAALLQDSYGQFRDKIQIRIWRRAGRAVDRGTAEHLFEVINSREDVLRRLIRRCAYLKYVEARLGDRTLYADEILKDGFCLNMIDTPLCPLKVVTNLQEAVWDADIVVNGLPSTETREIFEEISKYWKERITVPIIISLSKGIEAALEPLPHIITPTKMIHQATRVPMENILYLGGPNIASEIYNKEYANARICGAEKWRKPLAKFLRQPQFIVWDNSDLVTHEVMGGLKNVYAIGAGMVAALTNESATSKSVYFAHCTSEMIFITHLLAEEPEKLAGPLLADTYVTLLKGRNAWYGQMLAKGQLRPDMGDSISGKGMIQGVSAVEAFFELLSQSSLNVLHPEENKPVAPVELCPILKTLYKILISREQSSQAILKALRDENLNDPRERIEIAQSHVFYKPSLLGQS; via the exons ATGGGAGTGGTTCATGATGCATACTCAAATGGAAGTGTTGGTGCTCAGAATTGTAATGGGGTGGAGGAAAAGCTTGATACTTTGAGGAGGCTGATTGGGAAGGGTGATGGTGACCCTTTGAGAATTGTGAGTGTTGGAGCTGGTGCTTGGGGCAGTGTGTTTGCAGCTTTGCTGCAAGATTCTTATGGTCAATTCAGGGACAAGATACAGATCAGGATATGGAGAAGAGCAGGAAGAGCAGTGGATAGAGGCACTGCAGAACATCTGTTTGAGGTCATAAACTCAAGGGAAGATGTGCTGAGAAGGTTGATAAGGCGTTGTGCATATCTGAAATATGTGGAGGCAAGGCTTGGTGATAGGACCCTTTATGCAGATGAGATTCTGAAAGATGGTTTTTGCTTGAACATGATTGATACCCCTCTTTGTCCTCTGAAGGTCGTCACAAACTTGCAGGAAGCTGTTTGGGATGCTGATATTGTGGTCAATGGTTTGCCTTCTACAGAAACACGTGAGATCTTTGAAGAGATTAGTAAGTATTGGAAGGAGAGGATCACAGTGCCTATAATTATCTCTTTGTCAAAGGGTATTGAGGCTGCATTGGAGCCTCTACCACATATTATTACTCCCACAAAGATGATTCACCAAGCAA CTAGAGTACCAATGGAGAACATACTCTATCTTGGGGGTCCAAATATTGCCTCAGAAATCTACAACAAAGAGTATGCCAATGCAAGAATATGTGGAGCTGAGAAATGGAGAAAACCTCTGGCAAAGTTTCTTCGACAACCACAATTTATTGTCTGGGATAACAGTGACCTCGTCACACATGAGGTCATGGGTGGTTTGAAAAACGTCTATGCAATTGGAGCTG GAATGGTAGCTGCCCTTACTAATGAGAGTGCCACAAGCAAATCTGTGTACTTTGCACACTGCACATCAGAAATGATATTCATCACTCACTTGTTGGCTGAAGAACCTGAGAAACTTGCAGGGCCCTTACTGGCTGACACTTATGTAACCTTGTTGAAAGGCCGTAACGCTTGGTATGGCCAGATGTTAGCCAAGGGTCAATTAAGACCAGACATGGGTGACAGCATCAGTGGCAAAGGAATGATTCAG GGTGTTTCTGCAGTTGAGGCATTCTTTGAACTTCTGAGCCAATCTAGCCTGAATGTGTTGCATCCTGAAGAAAACAAGCCTGTTGCTCCTGTAGAGCTTTGTCCCATTTTGAAGACACTCTACAAAATTTTGATATCAAG GGAACAGTCATCACAAGCTATTCTGAAAGCCTTGAGGGATGAAAATCTGAATGATCCTCGCGAACGAATTGAGATAGCACAAAGCCATGTTTTCTA